The Epinephelus lanceolatus isolate andai-2023 chromosome 11, ASM4190304v1, whole genome shotgun sequence genome window below encodes:
- the serpinf2a gene encoding alpha-2-antiplasmin: protein MKLCLLLVLFCLCCPGLTEEPSPAAPDVSAPVDVEEEMEEEVHSCGGGRVFSSEEHRAIGGAIERLGLQFLENLPISPQQPNVVLSPLSLALALAQLTLGACNETEQLLLRSLHAVSLPCYHHILGGLAHHVSNTSLEVAARMYLRPGFEVKLSFVEDSLARYQSSPVPLVSVEEVNQWVENATNGHISNFMESIPHDVVLMLMNAVYFKGEWQTQFDPLVTSKGMFYLDNQNSVLVDMMKSAQYPLRLLSDPELKAQVASLPFKGNTSFLIVMPFPGSGNVSSVLPKLNISDLYRRLPQQQTMQVSLPKVKLQYNQELQGALTSMGLSSLFSGPNLSGISDHPLRVTGVRHASTIELSEEGVEASATTVVTSMRSTSLFSVNSPFLFALVDDASLAPLFMGIVTNPAPDNGPMLNDDPSHNSTMSDQPVTENARNIDINSEHRSCNMTVTAKDSSMRSCSAPAGEREQLQSVNGLEGSGKKKKK from the exons ATGAAGCTGTGTCTTCttcttgtcttgttttgccTCTGCTGTCCAGGACTGACT GAGGAGCCCAGTCCAGCAGCTCCTGATGTCTCCGCTCCTGTAGAcgtggaggaggagatggaggaggaggtccaCAGCTGTGGGGGAGGGCGGGTGTTCAGCTCAGAGGAACACAGGGCGATAGGGGGCGCCATCGAGCGACTGGGTTTACAATTCCTGGAAAATCTCCCCATCAGTCCACAGCAGCCGAATGTCGTCCTATCACCTCTCAGCCTGGCCCTCGCCCTCGCTCAGCTAACCTTAG GTGCTTGTAACGAGACAGagcagctgctgctgaggagcCTTCATGCCGTCAGTCTGCCATGTTACCACCACATACTGGGAGGCCTTGCGCATCATGTCAGCAACACGTCCCTGGAGGTGGCAGCTCGCATGTACCTGAGACCAGGATTTGAAGTGAAGTTGTCCTTTGTTGAGGACTCTCTGGCCAG GTACCAATCGTCCCCCGTCCCTCTGGTCTCTGTGGAGGAGGTCAACCAGTGGGTGGAGAACGCCACCAATGGACACATCTCCAACTTCATGGAAAGCATTCCACATGACGTGGTGCTTATGCTTATGAACGCTGTGTACTTCAAAG GTGAATGGCAGACCCAGTTTGACCCCCTGGTGACCTCCAAAGGAATGTTCTACCTAGATAACCAGAACTCTGTGTTGGTGGACATGATGAAGTCTGCCCAGTACCCTCTCCGCCTGCTGAGCGATCCAGAGCTGAAAGCACAG GTTGCCAGTCTTCCCTTCAAGGGAAACACCAGCTTCTTAATCGTCATGCCCTTTCCAGGCAGCGGAAACGTGTCATCGGTCCTTCCCAAACTGAACATCTCAGACCTTTACAGACGTTTACCTCAGCAGCAAACAATGCAGGTCAGCTTACCCAAAGTGAAGCTGCAGTACAACCAGGAGCTCCAGGGAGCGCTGACCAGCATGG GTCTCAGCTCTCTGTTTTCAGGTCCAAACCTTTCTGGGATTTCCGACCACCCTCTGAGGGTCACAGGCGTCCGCCATGCCAGCACCATAGAACTCAGCGAGGAAGGCGTGGAGGCGTCCGCCACCACTGTTGTAACCTCCATGCGTTCCacctctctcttctctgtcaACTCCCCTTTCCTCTTCGCCCTTGTTGATGATGCCTCCCTGGCCCCCCTCTTCATGGGCATTGTCACAAACCCAGCTCCCGACAATGGCCCCATGCTTAATGATGATCCTAGCCACAACAGCACCATGAGCGACCAGCCTGTGACGGAAAACGCCAGGAACATAGACATAAATAGCGAACACAGGTCTTGCAACATGACAGTGACGGCAAAAGACAGTAGCATGCGGTCATGTAGCGCCCCTGCTGGTGAGAGGGAGCAGCTGCAGAGTGTGAATGGACTGGAGGGCAGCggcaagaaaaagaagaagtaa